The following are encoded in a window of Caldicellulosiruptor danielii genomic DNA:
- a CDS encoding S1 RNA-binding domain-containing protein, translating to MEDRRIKELMDSQRTGKILLGEIITKGQVDNQPAAVINFKGLKVFCPESELGVKDDVKDKVNALLGVPVEFVVIAESNGQFLVSRRKAMEQRRKQWANLKIGDIVNGRITGITPRNAFVEVYGYEFPLPVEEMLWNYTNDLRRHFKLGQRVKVKILATNPPRVSVKEAMPDPWSTPPEVQPEQTIAAPVDAIAPFGILVRLPDGKQCLCPPYTNARENPIIGTKVAVLIKTVDVENRRIFGTILRILR from the coding sequence ATGGAAGACAGGAGAATCAAAGAACTGATGGATTCACAGAGAACCGGGAAGATTTTGCTTGGAGAAATTATAACGAAGGGGCAGGTAGACAACCAGCCTGCAGCAGTGATAAACTTCAAGGGGCTCAAGGTATTTTGTCCAGAGAGCGAGCTTGGAGTAAAAGACGACGTAAAGGACAAGGTAAATGCACTACTGGGAGTGCCAGTAGAGTTTGTAGTTATTGCAGAGAGCAATGGGCAATTTCTGGTATCACGCAGGAAAGCAATGGAACAGAGAAGGAAGCAGTGGGCGAACTTAAAGATAGGTGATATAGTCAATGGCAGGATAACAGGAATCACACCCAGGAATGCGTTTGTAGAGGTATACGGTTATGAATTTCCACTGCCAGTAGAGGAGATGTTATGGAACTATACAAACGACTTGAGGAGACATTTCAAGCTTGGGCAGAGGGTGAAAGTTAAGATATTAGCGACAAATCCGCCAAGAGTGAGCGTGAAAGAGGCAATGCCTGACCCATGGTCGACACCACCCGAAGTACAGCCTGAGCAGACGATAGCAGCACCAGTAGATGCGATAGCACCGTTTGGGATACTTGTGAGACTGCCTGATGGCAAGCAATGCCTGTGCCCACCATACACAAACGCAAGAGAGAATCCGATAATAGGCACAAAAGTGGCAGTGCTGATAAAGACAGTGGACGTAGAAAACAGAAGGATATTTGGGACAATTTTAAGGATTTTGAGATAG